A single genomic interval of Plantibacter sp. Leaf314 harbors:
- a CDS encoding DUF1003 domain-containing protein yields the protein MARAPRNEVRLDAPKGLRSSVRSIRRAPASRDRFGRFTEWIARAMGTPWFLVGLTLFVILWIAWNTYGPMSLRFDSVDIGFVALTLVLSLQASYAAPLILLAQNRQDDRDRVQIEQDRQRSERNLADTEYLAREVVALRLALKDMASKDFIRAELRSLLEELDRDRTDQPEHDGPERRRG from the coding sequence GTGGCACGAGCTCCCCGCAATGAAGTCCGACTCGACGCACCCAAGGGGCTGCGCAGCTCCGTCCGTTCCATCCGGCGCGCGCCCGCCTCGCGCGACCGCTTCGGACGGTTCACCGAGTGGATCGCCCGGGCGATGGGGACGCCCTGGTTCCTCGTCGGCCTGACCCTCTTCGTCATCCTCTGGATCGCCTGGAACACGTACGGCCCGATGTCCCTCCGGTTCGACTCCGTCGACATCGGCTTCGTCGCGCTGACCCTGGTGCTGTCGCTCCAGGCGTCCTACGCCGCGCCGCTCATCCTGCTGGCTCAGAACCGTCAGGACGACCGCGACCGCGTGCAGATCGAACAGGACCGTCAGCGGTCCGAGCGCAACCTCGCCGACACCGAGTACCTCGCCCGCGAGGTCGTCGCGCTCCGCCTGGCGCTCAAGGACATGGCGTCGAAGGACTTCATCCGCGCCGAGCTGCGTTCCCTGCTCGAGGAGCTGGACCGGGACCGCACCGATCAGCCCGAGCACGACGGGCCAGAGCGCCGGCGTGGCTGA
- a CDS encoding ferritin-like fold-containing protein — protein MAGWFARRRRRPGTETPRLRSRGDTVQATRVDLHELAPSTADYLGQVAQLQLGFFMTLSFAVEHAPSDADRETLAEAAATALRKHQALLAWLRRTNDDPTAVLAPFARSRDEFQAILRTGTWDELLLGILVTRGFLDEFFAELARGLDGADARDLAAIVAPGPEEDPLVGILHRVIASHPERASTLAMWGRRLLGDTMLVARSALVTESKALPDDARVEPIYTELIANHTRRMDALGLTA, from the coding sequence ATGGCAGGTTGGTTTGCACGACGTCGGCGTCGTCCCGGCACGGAGACGCCTCGGTTGCGCTCCCGCGGCGACACGGTCCAGGCGACTCGCGTCGATCTCCACGAACTCGCTCCGAGCACGGCGGACTACCTCGGTCAGGTGGCGCAACTGCAGCTCGGCTTCTTCATGACGCTCTCGTTCGCGGTCGAACACGCCCCGAGCGACGCCGATCGCGAGACGCTCGCCGAGGCGGCCGCGACCGCCCTGCGCAAACACCAGGCGCTCCTCGCCTGGCTCCGCCGGACGAACGACGACCCGACCGCGGTGCTCGCACCGTTCGCCAGGTCCCGCGACGAGTTCCAGGCGATCCTGCGCACCGGCACGTGGGACGAACTCCTCCTCGGCATCCTCGTCACCCGCGGATTCCTCGACGAGTTCTTCGCGGAGCTCGCGCGCGGCCTCGACGGAGCGGACGCCCGCGACCTCGCGGCGATCGTCGCCCCGGGTCCTGAGGAGGATCCACTCGTCGGCATCCTGCACCGCGTGATCGCCTCCCACCCGGAGCGAGCCTCGACCCTCGCGATGTGGGGACGACGCCTCCTCGGCGACACGATGCTCGTCGCGAGGTCCGCCCTCGTGACCGAGAGCAAGGCCCTGCCCGACGACGCCAGGGTCGAACCGATCTACACGGAGCTCATCGCGAACCACACGAGGAGGATGGACGCCCTCGGTCTGACGGCCTGA
- a CDS encoding magnesium transporter MgtE N-terminal domain-containing protein — MSATRVFVARLAGCTVFDPAGDRVGKVRDVLVVYRTGKSPRVVGLIVEIPGKRRVFVSIGRVTSIGAGQIITTGLINVRRFEQRGGEVRVIAELFGRRVVFRANGEEATIEDVAIEEQGPGEWQVSQLFVRRPKTTASPFVKGPTTFATWNELREEQELGEAQSAEQLIATYADLKPADLANTLLDLPRDRMIEVAEELSDDRLADVLEEMPETDQVHILAQLDDDRAADVLDQMQPDDAADLIAQLPEDRGEHLLELMEPEEAEDVRMLLRFDPETAGGLMTTEPIILSADATVAEALASIRRSELAPALAAGVCITLPPYESPTGRFLGMVHFQRMLRYPPHERLGTLLDQSLDPVGVRTSAAEVSRILASYNLVQVPVVDEQHRLLGVVTIDDVLDYLLPDDWRSIDENDELPAAEQRIGSNGRRAGRGTSSPQ, encoded by the coding sequence GTGAGTGCAACCAGAGTGTTCGTCGCCAGGCTCGCCGGGTGCACCGTCTTCGACCCCGCGGGCGATCGTGTCGGCAAGGTCCGGGACGTGCTCGTCGTGTACCGCACCGGCAAATCCCCGCGCGTCGTCGGCCTGATCGTGGAGATCCCGGGCAAACGTCGCGTCTTCGTCTCCATCGGACGCGTCACGAGCATCGGTGCCGGGCAGATCATCACCACCGGCCTCATCAACGTCCGCAGGTTCGAACAGCGCGGCGGCGAGGTCCGCGTGATCGCCGAACTCTTCGGGCGGCGCGTCGTCTTCCGGGCGAACGGCGAGGAGGCGACGATCGAGGACGTCGCGATCGAGGAGCAGGGCCCTGGCGAGTGGCAGGTGTCGCAACTCTTCGTCCGACGCCCGAAGACCACCGCCTCGCCCTTCGTCAAGGGCCCGACGACCTTCGCCACCTGGAACGAACTGCGGGAGGAGCAGGAGCTCGGTGAGGCGCAGTCCGCCGAGCAGCTGATCGCGACGTACGCCGATCTGAAGCCGGCCGACCTCGCCAACACCCTCCTCGACCTCCCGCGCGATCGGATGATCGAGGTCGCCGAGGAGCTGTCCGACGACCGGCTCGCCGACGTGCTCGAGGAGATGCCCGAGACCGACCAGGTGCACATCCTCGCGCAGCTCGACGACGACCGCGCCGCCGACGTCCTCGACCAGATGCAACCCGACGACGCGGCCGACCTCATCGCCCAGCTCCCCGAGGATCGTGGTGAACACCTCCTCGAGCTCATGGAGCCGGAGGAGGCCGAAGACGTCCGCATGCTCCTCCGGTTCGATCCGGAGACCGCGGGTGGGCTCATGACGACCGAACCGATCATCCTCTCCGCCGACGCGACGGTCGCCGAGGCCCTCGCGTCGATCCGGCGCTCGGAGCTGGCCCCCGCACTGGCCGCCGGGGTCTGCATCACGCTTCCGCCGTACGAATCGCCCACGGGCCGGTTCCTCGGCATGGTGCACTTCCAGCGGATGCTCCGGTACCCGCCGCACGAGCGGCTCGGGACCCTGCTCGACCAGAGTCTCGATCCGGTGGGGGTCCGCACCTCGGCCGCCGAGGTCTCGCGTATCCTCGCGAGCTACAACCTCGTCCAGGTCCCCGTCGTGGACGAGCAGCATCGGCTGCTCGGGGTCGTGACGATCGACGACGTGCTCGACTACCTCCTCCCCGACGACTGGCGGAGCATCGACGAGAACGACGAACTCCCGGCTGCGGAACAGCGCATCGGATCGAACGGAAGGAGGGCAGGTCGTGGCACGAGCTCCCCGCAATGA
- a CDS encoding DUF3107 domain-containing protein: MEIRIGILNSPREIGFETSQPAAEIEQAVKTALETDAKLLSLKDDKGTSYLIPTAGIGYVELGTEESRRIGFVG; the protein is encoded by the coding sequence GTGGAAATTCGCATCGGAATCCTCAACAGCCCTCGCGAGATCGGCTTCGAGACCTCGCAGCCCGCAGCCGAGATCGAACAGGCGGTCAAGACCGCCCTCGAGACGGACGCGAAGCTGCTCTCGCTGAAGGACGACAAGGGCACCAGCTACCTCATCCCGACCGCGGGCATCGGCTATGTCGAGCTCGGAACCGAGGAGTCGCGCCGCATCGGATTCGTCGGCTGA
- a CDS encoding DEAD/DEAH box helicase produces MTFSDLGVDQDIVDALTSKGIIDPFPIQEQTIPLGLAGQDIIGQAKTGTGKTFGFGIPIVQRLGLDPAPGVKTLVVVPTRELAVQVSEDIEILISNRSTTLVSIYGGKAYEGQIEQLKAGAQIVVGTPGRLIDLNNQRLLDLSGITEMVLDEADKMLDLGFLADIEKLFSKTPAARHTMLFSATMPGPIVALARRFMSKPIHIRASDPDEGLTQANIKHLIYRAHSLDKDEVISRILQAEGRGKTVIFTRTKRAAAKLVEELSDRGFNAAAVHGDLNQEQRERAMASFKAGKRDVLIATDVAARGIDVDDVTHVINHTIPEDEKTYLHRVGRTGRAGKTGIAVTFVDWDDLHKWALINRALEFGQPEPTETYSSSPHLFTDLGIAEGTKGRLKPAKAVEPAPRREGSRSAGGRDGSRGSGGRDGSRTSGGRGGERGGRGGERTQPSSTRLESQPSTRAHSRTHDAASTDTVDRSAPAAGTHDGHGSEHRDGNSAPRRRSRTRRTAPPAPTA; encoded by the coding sequence GTGACTTTCTCTGATCTCGGTGTCGACCAGGACATCGTCGACGCCCTCACGTCCAAGGGCATCATCGACCCATTCCCCATCCAGGAGCAGACGATCCCCCTGGGACTCGCCGGCCAGGACATCATCGGCCAGGCCAAGACGGGAACGGGCAAGACCTTCGGGTTCGGCATCCCGATCGTCCAGCGCCTCGGTCTCGACCCGGCACCCGGCGTCAAGACGCTCGTCGTCGTCCCGACCCGCGAGCTCGCCGTCCAGGTGTCCGAGGACATCGAGATCCTCATCTCGAACCGGTCCACGACGCTCGTCTCCATCTACGGTGGCAAGGCCTACGAAGGCCAGATCGAGCAGCTGAAGGCCGGCGCCCAGATCGTCGTCGGCACGCCCGGCCGACTCATCGACCTGAACAACCAGCGCCTCCTCGACCTCTCGGGCATCACCGAGATGGTGCTCGACGAGGCCGACAAGATGCTCGACCTCGGCTTCCTCGCCGACATCGAGAAGCTCTTCTCGAAGACGCCCGCCGCGCGCCACACGATGCTGTTCTCCGCGACCATGCCCGGTCCGATCGTGGCCCTGGCCCGCCGCTTCATGAGCAAGCCGATTCACATCCGCGCGAGCGACCCCGACGAGGGGCTCACGCAGGCCAACATCAAGCACCTCATCTACCGCGCGCACTCGCTCGACAAGGACGAGGTCATCTCGCGCATCCTGCAGGCCGAGGGTCGCGGCAAGACCGTGATCTTCACGCGGACCAAGCGTGCGGCCGCGAAACTGGTCGAGGAACTCAGCGACCGCGGATTCAATGCCGCAGCGGTCCACGGCGACCTCAACCAGGAGCAGCGCGAGCGCGCGATGGCGTCCTTCAAGGCCGGCAAGCGCGATGTGCTGATCGCCACCGACGTCGCCGCCCGTGGCATCGACGTCGACGACGTCACCCACGTCATCAACCACACGATCCCCGAGGACGAGAAGACGTACCTCCACCGCGTCGGCCGTACCGGTCGCGCCGGGAAGACGGGTATCGCCGTCACCTTCGTCGACTGGGACGACCTCCACAAGTGGGCGCTCATCAACCGTGCCCTCGAGTTCGGCCAGCCGGAGCCGACGGAGACCTACTCCTCGAGCCCGCACCTGTTCACCGACCTCGGGATCGCCGAGGGCACGAAGGGCCGGCTGAAGCCCGCCAAGGCCGTCGAGCCCGCTCCGCGCCGCGAGGGTTCGCGGAGCGCAGGCGGACGCGACGGTTCGCGGGGCAGCGGCGGACGCGACGGTTCGCGGACCAGCGGCGGTCGCGGTGGTGAGCGCGGCGGACGCGGAGGCGAGCGCACGCAGCCGAGCAGCACCCGGCTCGAGTCCCAGCCGAGCACCCGCGCCCACTCGCGGACGCACGACGCCGCCTCGACCGACACCGTCGACCGCAGCGCGCCCGCAGCAGGCACCCACGACGGCCACGGTTCGGAGCACCGCGACGGCAACAGCGCTCCCCGCCGTCGGAGCCGGACGCGCCGCACCGCACCCCCGGCCCCCACGGCGTAG
- a CDS encoding PHP domain-containing protein: MHGPADLHTHSSVSDGTETPTQLMRAAGAAGLGTIALTDHDSTAGWAEASVESRRQGITLLPGMELSTRYEWRSVHLLAYLIDPLNGDLLQETAKIRESRLRRAEAIVARIGGDYPLSWADVLAQTREGATVGRPHIADALIALGIVADRGEAFDGILHPRTGYYAPHYAPDPLTAVKLVRAAGGVPVIAHPVPAGRDRMLPEPYFRELADAGLFGLEIEHRENTEEGKVVVRRIASELGLVATGSSDYHGTGKPNRLGENTTDIDVVRRIVDEATGSEPVLPD, from the coding sequence ATGCACGGTCCCGCCGATCTGCACACGCACTCGAGTGTCTCGGACGGCACGGAGACGCCGACGCAACTCATGCGCGCGGCCGGCGCCGCGGGGCTCGGCACCATCGCCCTCACGGACCACGACTCGACCGCAGGTTGGGCCGAGGCGTCCGTCGAGTCGCGTCGGCAGGGCATCACCCTGCTCCCCGGGATGGAACTCAGCACCCGGTACGAGTGGCGGAGCGTGCACCTGCTCGCCTACCTCATCGATCCGCTCAACGGCGACCTCCTGCAGGAGACCGCCAAGATCCGCGAGTCCCGCTTGCGCCGGGCCGAGGCCATCGTGGCTCGGATCGGCGGCGACTACCCGCTCTCCTGGGCCGACGTCCTCGCGCAGACCCGCGAGGGTGCGACGGTCGGTCGTCCGCACATCGCCGACGCGCTGATCGCCCTCGGCATCGTGGCGGACCGCGGTGAGGCCTTCGACGGCATCCTGCATCCGCGCACGGGGTACTACGCGCCGCACTACGCCCCCGACCCGCTGACCGCGGTCAAGCTCGTCCGCGCCGCCGGTGGTGTGCCCGTGATCGCCCACCCGGTCCCGGCCGGCCGCGACCGGATGCTGCCTGAGCCGTACTTCCGCGAACTCGCCGACGCGGGCCTGTTCGGGCTCGAGATCGAGCATCGCGAGAACACCGAGGAGGGCAAGGTCGTCGTGCGGCGGATCGCCTCCGAGCTGGGCCTCGTGGCGACCGGTTCGAGCGACTATCACGGGACCGGTAAGCCGAACCGCCTCGGCGAGAACACCACGGACATCGACGTCGTCCGGCGCATCGTCGACGAGGCCACCGGCTCGGAACCCGTCCTTCCCGACTGA
- a CDS encoding Mrp/NBP35 family ATP-binding protein, whose amino-acid sequence MADAELADRIRTALGRVIDPEIRKPITELDMVGPIDVDDQGAADITIKLTIVGCPAATSIERDVREAAASTPGVTQVAVDVQVMSTAERQALTDRLRGGRGARGVQFGPDSLTRVYTVTSGKGGVGKSTVTANLAVALAARGLRVGLVDADVHGFSIPGLLGLVENGVAVKPTQVGDMILPPVAHGVKVVSIGMFIDAPTDGTTAVAVAWRGPMLHRTIQQFLTDVFFGDLDVLLLDLPPGTGDVAISIGQLLPHAEVLVVTTPQPAAAEVAERSGVVARQTGQRVYGVIENMAGLPQPDGSVLPLFGTGGGEALATRLSVGQTEPVPLLASVPLSVTLRQGGDTGRPVVLSDPADPAAAEILRLAGQLAGRPRGLAGKRLGVSTS is encoded by the coding sequence GTGGCTGACGCGGAGCTCGCCGACCGGATCAGGACGGCGCTCGGACGGGTCATCGACCCCGAGATCCGCAAGCCGATCACCGAACTCGACATGGTCGGCCCGATCGACGTCGACGATCAGGGCGCGGCCGACATCACGATCAAGCTCACCATCGTCGGGTGCCCGGCGGCGACGAGCATCGAACGCGACGTACGGGAGGCCGCCGCATCCACGCCCGGGGTGACGCAGGTCGCGGTGGACGTCCAGGTGATGTCCACCGCGGAACGGCAGGCCCTGACCGACCGTCTCCGCGGGGGCCGCGGCGCGCGTGGCGTCCAGTTCGGTCCGGACTCGCTGACGCGGGTGTACACGGTCACGAGCGGCAAGGGTGGTGTCGGCAAGTCCACGGTGACCGCCAACCTGGCCGTCGCCCTCGCCGCCCGAGGCCTGCGGGTGGGGCTCGTCGACGCCGACGTCCACGGCTTCTCCATCCCAGGTCTGCTGGGCCTCGTCGAGAACGGCGTCGCCGTGAAACCGACCCAGGTCGGTGACATGATCCTGCCGCCCGTCGCGCACGGCGTGAAGGTCGTGTCGATCGGCATGTTCATCGACGCGCCGACCGACGGGACCACCGCCGTCGCCGTCGCCTGGCGCGGCCCGATGCTCCACCGCACGATCCAGCAGTTCCTCACGGACGTGTTCTTCGGCGATCTCGACGTCCTGCTGCTCGACCTCCCCCCGGGCACGGGTGACGTCGCGATCTCGATCGGTCAGTTGCTCCCGCACGCCGAGGTGCTCGTCGTCACGACGCCGCAGCCGGCCGCCGCCGAGGTCGCGGAGCGCAGCGGGGTGGTGGCACGGCAGACCGGCCAACGCGTGTACGGCGTCATCGAGAACATGGCGGGCCTTCCACAGCCCGACGGCAGCGTCCTGCCGTTGTTCGGCACCGGTGGCGGCGAGGCACTCGCGACGAGGCTCTCCGTCGGTCAGACCGAACCGGTACCGCTGCTCGCCTCCGTCCCGCTGAGCGTCACGCTCCGGCAGGGCGGCGACACCGGACGACCGGTCGTGCTCTCGGACCCGGCGGATCCTGCGGCCGCCGAGATCCTCCGTCTGGCGGGGCAGCTCGCGGGCCGTCCACGTGGCCTGGCCGGGAAGCGCCTGGGCGTCAGCACGAGCTGA
- a CDS encoding aminopeptidase P family protein — MATSADTSSSNTVQTEATSNRAAAWSEGFRAFIGTGWADRPEVLPEPRETASLAAARRDRLSALFPGQRLVLPAGGMKQRSNDTDYLYRAHSAFSYYTGWAADAEPDSVLVLDPEESGHTATLYFRERAGRDTDEFYTNAAIGEFWIGARPSLAQVAADLAIATADLSAFHADATDLTVDVDADLTRAVSEMRLVKDRYEIAQMRLAVDATARGFDDVIAELPKVLAHERGERIVEGVFAGRARADGNGVGYETIAAAGPHACILHWTRNDGRVLPGDLILIDAGVELDSYYTADITRTIPVSGTFTEVQRRVYEAVREAADEAFAIVRPGIRFREVHAAAMAVIARKTAEWGLLPVTAEEALLKENEQHRRYMVHGTSHHLGTDVHDCAQARREMYADAVVEPGMVFTIEPGLYFQVDDLTVPEEYRGIGVRIEDDILVTEDGAENLSAGIPRTADEVEAWLAR; from the coding sequence ATGGCGACTTCCGCAGACACATCCAGTTCGAACACCGTCCAGACCGAGGCGACCTCCAACCGGGCGGCCGCCTGGTCGGAAGGCTTCCGCGCGTTCATCGGCACCGGCTGGGCAGACCGCCCCGAGGTGCTCCCCGAGCCACGCGAGACGGCGAGCCTCGCCGCGGCCCGTCGCGACCGGCTGTCGGCGCTGTTCCCCGGCCAGCGCCTCGTCCTCCCCGCGGGTGGGATGAAGCAGCGCTCGAACGACACCGACTACCTCTACCGGGCGCACTCGGCCTTCTCGTACTACACCGGCTGGGCAGCGGATGCCGAGCCGGACAGCGTGCTCGTCCTCGACCCGGAGGAGTCCGGCCACACCGCGACGCTGTACTTCCGGGAGCGGGCAGGGCGCGACACCGACGAGTTCTACACGAACGCCGCCATCGGCGAGTTCTGGATCGGAGCCCGCCCGTCGCTGGCCCAGGTGGCCGCCGATCTCGCGATCGCGACCGCAGACCTCTCGGCGTTCCACGCGGACGCGACCGACCTGACGGTAGACGTCGACGCCGACCTCACCCGGGCGGTCTCCGAGATGCGCCTCGTGAAGGACCGATACGAGATCGCTCAGATGCGCCTCGCCGTCGATGCGACCGCGAGAGGGTTCGACGACGTCATCGCCGAGCTGCCCAAGGTGCTCGCGCACGAGCGTGGCGAGCGCATCGTCGAGGGCGTCTTCGCTGGTCGCGCCCGTGCCGACGGGAACGGCGTGGGCTACGAGACCATCGCTGCCGCCGGACCACACGCCTGCATCCTCCACTGGACGCGGAACGACGGACGGGTCCTCCCGGGCGACCTCATCCTGATCGACGCCGGCGTGGAACTCGACAGCTACTACACGGCGGACATCACGCGGACCATCCCGGTCTCGGGCACCTTCACGGAGGTGCAGCGTCGGGTGTACGAGGCGGTCCGTGAGGCCGCAGACGAAGCCTTCGCCATCGTCCGCCCCGGCATCCGGTTCCGCGAGGTGCACGCTGCGGCGATGGCCGTCATCGCCCGGAAGACCGCCGAGTGGGGGCTGCTCCCCGTGACCGCGGAGGAGGCGTTGCTCAAGGAGAACGAGCAGCACCGGCGGTACATGGTCCACGGCACGAGCCACCACCTCGGGACGGATGTGCACGACTGCGCCCAGGCGCGGCGCGAGATGTACGCCGACGCGGTCGTCGAACCGGGCATGGTGTTCACGATCGAGCCCGGGTTGTACTTCCAGGTCGACGACCTCACGGTCCCCGAGGAGTACCGCGGCATCGGCGTCCGGATCGAGGACGACATCCTCGTGACCGAGGACGGCGCGGAGAACCTGTCCGCCGGCATCCCGCGCACCGCCGACGAGGTCGAGGCCTGGCTCGCCCGCTGA
- a CDS encoding endonuclease/exonuclease/phosphatase family protein, which produces MLKTVGAVIAAVIATAVTVLLGVAILPGLFGLEQTQIIVQLSAFRLLLAILAAGAALLAVVVGVLLRGSRRVLPFVLASALAVVSVTGAVVTASRGVDDRVVAGEATDLADQVTVLAWNTLGDAVDPGTIAAIAVREGADVVSLPETSAAAASAVAAAMTASGRPMVAHSTASDAHGTSLLVSTGLGEYAVRAPSPTGSTAIEDSETLIADPVLGRGPTLVAVHTTAPLPSRLDDWRAELADLAGRCVAGTDVIMAGDFNATLDHLAGLRGDGDLGDCDDAAAADAAAGLGTWPTELPAVLGAPIDHVMASPTWVSVSAHVLTDVDGTGSDHRPVVATLLPRTPR; this is translated from the coding sequence ATGCTGAAGACTGTCGGTGCCGTCATCGCGGCCGTGATCGCGACAGCGGTCACGGTCCTGCTCGGCGTCGCCATCCTGCCCGGCCTGTTCGGGCTGGAGCAGACGCAGATCATCGTCCAGCTGAGCGCGTTCCGGCTGCTGCTCGCGATCCTGGCGGCGGGCGCCGCCCTCCTGGCCGTCGTGGTGGGGGTCCTGCTCAGGGGATCCCGCCGGGTGCTCCCCTTCGTGCTCGCCTCGGCACTCGCCGTCGTCTCGGTGACCGGCGCCGTCGTCACCGCGAGTCGAGGCGTCGACGACCGGGTGGTCGCGGGCGAGGCGACCGACCTCGCCGACCAGGTCACCGTCCTCGCGTGGAACACGCTGGGCGACGCGGTCGACCCGGGGACGATCGCGGCCATCGCGGTCCGTGAAGGTGCGGACGTCGTGTCCCTGCCGGAGACCTCCGCTGCGGCCGCCAGTGCGGTGGCAGCCGCGATGACCGCCTCCGGCCGACCGATGGTGGCCCATTCGACGGCATCGGACGCCCACGGGACGAGCCTGCTCGTGAGCACCGGGCTCGGCGAGTACGCGGTCCGAGCCCCCTCCCCGACCGGGTCGACGGCCATCGAGGACTCGGAGACGCTCATCGCGGACCCGGTCCTCGGTCGTGGACCGACCCTCGTCGCCGTCCACACGACGGCCCCGCTGCCGAGCCGGCTCGACGACTGGCGCGCGGAGCTCGCCGACCTCGCCGGACGTTGCGTCGCCGGCACCGACGTCATCATGGCGGGCGACTTCAACGCGACGCTCGACCACCTGGCCGGTCTGCGAGGCGACGGCGACCTGGGCGACTGCGACGACGCCGCGGCTGCGGACGCCGCCGCAGGGCTCGGCACCTGGCCGACGGAGCTGCCCGCCGTCCTCGGTGCGCCGATCGACCACGTCATGGCCAGCCCGACGTGGGTGTCCGTGTCGGCCCATGTGTTGACCGACGTCGACGGCACGGGCAGCGACCACCGACCGGTTGTCGCGACCCTGCTCCCCCGGACCCCACGCTGA
- a CDS encoding general stress protein produces the protein MSDPRQFGRKCAPALGVIPRGETVASYDSYESAQAAISSLAHTDFPVKEISIVGSDLKSVERVTGRLSYGRAAGAGAVSGAWLGLFLGLVLVIFNPETNLMLLGAAVLMGAAFGMLFGIVSYSVTRKRQEYTSATLVIATRYDLVVGDELANRARNLLERGPASDAG, from the coding sequence ATGAGTGATCCGCGACAGTTCGGCCGCAAGTGCGCCCCGGCGCTCGGCGTCATCCCGCGAGGCGAGACGGTGGCCAGCTACGACAGCTACGAGTCCGCGCAGGCCGCGATCTCCTCCCTCGCCCACACCGACTTCCCGGTGAAGGAGATCTCGATCGTGGGCAGTGACCTGAAGAGCGTCGAACGCGTGACCGGGCGGCTCAGTTACGGGCGTGCCGCGGGCGCCGGTGCCGTCAGCGGCGCCTGGCTCGGTCTGTTCCTCGGACTCGTCCTCGTCATCTTCAACCCGGAGACGAACCTCATGCTGTTGGGCGCGGCGGTGCTCATGGGTGCCGCGTTCGGCATGCTGTTCGGCATCGTCTCCTACTCGGTGACGCGGAAGCGTCAGGAGTACACCTCGGCCACGCTCGTCATCGCCACGCGGTACGACCTCGTCGTGGGCGACGAGCTCGCGAACCGGGCGCGCAACCTGCTCGAGCGCGGCCCGGCGTCCGACGCGGGCTGA